The DNA window ccctgtTATTTGAAGATGTATCATAGTTTAGAGATTGATCAACATAATCCGTGTGACAATTTTTTCCCCATCTGTTAGTTTCTTCTGAAAGATATAAGAAATATAGGAAAAATTACTGGCTGGTTAAAAAACAAGGCAAAGTTAACATATTTGTTCTATTAGTGGACTATATGCTAGTGATGTGGATCATCcttaaatcatatcttggaattCATTAATTAACTTATTGGACGTCCCATTAACTGTTTCATCTGTCTAATAATTCAGGTTGTTTCCCTATTGTTTTGTCACAGGATTGGAAATTGGAGAAGAAGTCATCTGATATATTCACACCTAATAACAGCAATGATAACAGCGGAGGAGGTGGTGGGGGGAATATGAATTCATCCTCTGATAcgaatgtcgatgaagaagcgCCTCTAATTTCATCAAGATTATCACACGTTGGTCGCACGCAGCTTGGCAAGTAGCATTCACACCCCATATTGTTTTAGCCCGACGTTGATACAGGAAGtcattttcaagagaaaaacaGTAGAGGCAAAGGAACGTACTTGAAAAGATATGCTTTCTTTTGttcgttctttttttaatttttgggcAATTGAGAAGTGCTACGCTTGTAGCAGGCAGCATGTGCTTTCATCGATTTGATTTCGCCATAGCTTCTGCAGATGCTTAGCTTGGTGCCCATAGCGTATAGTCAAAACTCTTGATTTGGATACCCTTTTTTTTGGAGGGTATGCAATGGGAAAGTAGATTGACAACTATTCATGTTCATGCATGAAATTAAGAGGGATTATTTGTGAAGTTCGATGTGACTGACACAGATAAAACCTAGGGCAAGATCCTCCTAACCCCTTAATTCCTTTTGCAAGAACAGCTAATGTAGCAGAGCATCTACGGCTCCCAAGCTGTCTTCTACCACTCCTGTCATGTTGAGACGACAGCTAACTTCTTCCCTTTGTGTTTGTGGGTGCTTGATTTTCCTACACTGAACTAGAACGCGTATTGCGTTGAcatcaaagagagagagagtgagtgtTACATAGGAATTAACAAAATACAGCCAGCATTAAAAATCCAAACGAAGACTTTTTCCATAAAATAGTATATTGAAAAGGTGAGAATAGAAGCGCCACTGCTTCcgattaatttttgtttgatctTGCACTTCTTTCCTCTCTAGACTTGGCAACAGCTTGTGCCATAAACCAGCACCTCCCCAAGAACAGTCTTCAACGTAGCTTCTTTGACACGAGCACCTGATACATTGCTATTAGAAGATTTCCCACCCTTGTCTTTCCATCTCAGCTTCATTCGACACTATTTTCACCGTCATGAACCTAAGTTTAACGGGCTTGTTATTTTCAGgttatttaaaatgaaagataattatttaggttttggatttattttttaatagttacaGGTTCGAGTCCTTTTTAGATCtcttaaaaatttacatgatcgttaactttagaattcatgattttagtatataattgttaattttaaaatctaaaaaattaattaagatacatcATAAACTATACAAACACCcacataaatccaaaaaaaaatatataaagaaactcTTCCATCTTTATTTGATCAAGACATTTTGTCTTTATCTGATCAAGTCTTTCACTCTTTATTACCGTAAAACAAAAACCCACTCTCTCCAGTCTCCACTATGACATCTCTTTCAGCATTAATTTCACCAAACAATTCCTTTACACATGTTTCATTTATGGTAAAAGCCACtgatcaaatattagaaaagtatCTATCTCATCAGCGGTTGCTTAACagaaaaattcaagtttttcacAGCCCATTTAGCCATCTCATCATTGATGTTTCCCTCTAAGGCCACCATGCAACATTCAAGATTTATTCCTCTAGATGTCTTCACAGCTTCCAGCTCTGTCTCATTTGCGGGCATAGAGATGCCCTTTTGTCCATGTGGTTTGCAAGCCTAGCCTTCCACACAAACTACAAGCACCACCATCCCACTTTGTTTAGAGATACCAAGGTATAGAAACAAGGTCCACATGCTGACCTCTCTCTCGAAGCGAAAAACCACCATCTGGGACCACCGGATTCTTCTTGAGTGTACCGGATTTTCTAAACCCTAAATCACCATCAACTTGAGTAATGCTCTTAAGCTTTCTAAACTGACGAGGCAATTCAATCTTCAAGTCCTCCTTCAAAACCCCTCCACTCAACTTAGTTTTAACAGTAGACGTGTTCCTAATAACCCCAAAAATCTCCACCTCATCTTCTCCCTCGTAACATTGCATCTCCAAGTAATCACACATcctcaaaatcatcatctttaGTGTGGTCTCCACGACCATTAGCATAGCATATTTCAGATATAAAAGCAATTTAATTACAAGATTCTGTCATTTAATGACTTGCTTCCCATCTAACATCTCATAACATTGCTTTGTTTCTTTGGGTTTTGGTGTGACAGTGCAGTTGTCGAGGCATATCATGGATCAGTGGTTTGTTAATTATGGGGTTGATTCTTTATCAAAGACTCAGAATTCAACATTTAAAAGAGGCAACAACCCGCTTTTCACATCTGTCACGTCTCGCCCTCCAGCGCTAAGACAATGTAGACATGAAGGGGCTTCTTCTGGTGCACACTATACAAGTTCCATATCATGGCATCAAGAGTACTGGCCACGAGATATActgtcttttttagttatttatattttttctaatcataGGGAAGACAACTATGTTTATCTCTTGCCAAAtcgaaagaagaagaaatggggaaGAGTTAGTCTAGGGGAGGTGGACAGTGGCGAAGCCACGTAAGAGCAAAAGGGGGCAATTAtgcccccttaatttttttttaaaatattttttatattagaatagtaatataataatatggtGAGGGGCGGATATACACAGttattattgttgatttttgtcttgatataataaataatatatataatatatatgcagTACACCACCTCATTTCTCATTTTCCcaaatttttctcttttcttttttttttttccactaacTATTCAAGAGCttttctacttctttttttttttttaactgctctcatccttgtaattttttttttcaagtacagttaagcaacattaaaaaaaaaatttttatcttttttattttttttattattttattttatttttattttttataattaattattaaaaatattaaggtttataataatttagagattttgatatatataatattttgaatcaattaaaaataaatggtagTGGATTAGACTGGAAGATTTTGAACAATAAACATTGatatgattgtttttaattaattaaaggttatatcattttcaattaaattagtTACGATATAGAACTAAACTTTTTCACAAGATGAACAAGCAAACAATGAAAATTGTTGTCGGCAAGTAAATATTGATATTTgcagaattaaaatttttttagcttgAGATTAGTCctttttatgtgttaattttcttatacctttctataaaataatcatGACAGATGATTAagtaattcatattttatttgtttttttctctctttttttcatcaGATAATTTGTGTTTTGCTGGAGAAGAATTAACATGTGTGTGCAAGCCTGATTTTAATCAAtgcatgttggtttttttaaaaaaaagaaaagaaaaaaacatttttttttttttttaaaaatgatttgtcGTGATAGATTTAGACTATCAATCCGATCCATATTTATGCATTATGTACAACATGTTACATAGGTAATGGGGTTGCGAAATagattttgataaattgatCTAGATTTtactatgaatttcatatggaaagtttataattattatgtaattcaactgaattttttttattataaaaactcaaagaaaataattataatgtaagttatctcattttaaaagtatttttaaattaactttgatttatatgaGTTGCTATATTTGTTTCGAATTGATTTCTaatgcatgtatatataatatagtatttgttaataatttttctcttcatttaaAAAACTCTGGCTCCACCGGAGATGGATGAAATGTAGTTTGAATATGAAAAGATGATACGGTGCTTAGGAAGGAAGAGATGATTACTAGAGTAACTCATTGTTTTTGCTCGTTTGTTATGAGCTGCTGTATAATTGACgagttttaaattcaaatgtgTTTATAATAtggataattgattaattttatagtttatataatttaatttattttttaattaaaatattagatgacttgataaaaaaactcaaatactCAAATGATTGATAGCTTATGGTGTctggtaaattaaaataactagtAGCCagtatttgcaaaaaaaattttgataaaagtaAAGACTCTTATATGCTTAaaccaataattttataaagagaaaagatgcaataatattttagaaaatatgtaTATTGAAAGTGTTGAGAATGAAGAAATTGTAAACTTAAAGTTTGAATgattcatgttttatttatagttCATGAGtcttatcattttataaaaaaaaaatggttgaaatatATTTCAAGtagataatattttgaattgtattatgcttaaaataacatatattagatcaatataaaatattaagttattCATGTAAAGTCTTGAAAGAattcatctcttaaaaaaaagatcattGAGTGAGGCTGCTCTTACGGGGTGAGCATATGGTATTGAGTTCCTCCCATAAAATGAACCTATAAAGttgttatattaaaatacattgaataagtttttttagagAATTTTTCAGGCctattaaatttagatttaccAATGATAATGTGATGTTGGTATACCTTGGTTAgtgaaatcatatttttcaaaaaaaattaatttgttttatatttttacatctttttaatgtgtaaatattaaaaataatttttgaaataaaaaaatattattttaatatatttttaaataaaaaaatattttaaaaaaaataatttattataatcttCCAAATATCCTCTTACCTAGCGTTGGTTAGGGTAGGATGGGAAGGGTACCCCTTCCCccaacattttcaaataaataaataaatatattacagCGCATTTcaactaataattaattatcgTTCGCTAATAATAACTACAAGCGAAGAATTCCACTAGTTTATCTTTTCTGGGGactttaattaaatcaaaaattaatcttaaatattAGTCTTAAATACCAAATCAATTACCAGACAGCGATTCTGTCCATTTTCCACGCCTTCTCTCTTTTTCCGTTAAACAGAGCTGAGCATGTCTCaataaccctagaaaaaaaccctgatttctctcttttcttttcttccctttttaaCTCAATGTTTGTTTACTAGGGTTTTTGGATTTcgaatttgaagagaaaaaaactgtgtttttattgtttttttttttcaacaacaatCAAGAGAGAAATCGAAGCTTCGCCGGAGATTTGAAAGGTTTCCGGCCAGCggcaataagaaaaaaagcaagaaaagaatgGCGAGCGAATTGCAGATGAGTCCGCAATTGGAGCAGATCCATGGTGAAATCAAAGACAACTTTCGAGCTCTCTCGTATGCTCTCTCGCTctctttgttaaaattaaaaagtttgctAATTTGACTGAAAAATCAGTGCTCTTCTTCTTTAGATCCGCAACTGGGCGGGGagagtttgtttgtttgttagtttttcttttcgaATTACTGCCTTTTGTTTCTGTTATGTTATTTTGCCGAATTTTCTGTTTCCATATATATGAATTGAGAGAGATATGCTTCTGAGtgaaattttcaagttttttatttggttagacGGGCATTTAATTAGAAAGAGTGGacttttaagaagaaaaaataaatcagtcTTCTTTGTGGAGGTTAGCTACTTGAATATGGCTTCAAGGACTGActgttttcttgataaattggTATTCAACATATAACAAGTAGCTAAAGCAGAAGCAATTTGAGGTGGTTTTAGCCTTCCACGATACATGCCAATCTTGATTTTTCATCCTATGAACAGTTATGCAACGCAGTTATGCTATAAAATGGATTAGTATATTCTTGCAAAGATAACTGTATTATTTCATGAAAATTATTAtgggttttggtttttgttctTCAGTTTCGTTACTAGCAGTCATGTctggggattttttttttcctcccatAACAAGCAGAGTGTCAGCTTAGCTCTGTGAATAATGTATCTATGCTCGTTCTTATTTCAAAAACGGATCAAAATGTTGTTGGATATTTCCTGTCTTCTGAAGGAGCAGTTTGGATGTCTTGACATCTGATGTGGAGTTTAATTCCATTCCTCATTTCTATTTCGTGTCTGGGCCTTAAATTCACTAGTTGTAGTTGTGatagttcttttttttggtcTACATactgatttttatgtttatcaCCCAAAGTTCCCATATTGCACATGTCTTTTTGTTCGTATACATGGATGGGATATGCATGTGACTTCTTTGATCACACTTCCTTGTATATTGCTAAATGATAGTGGCACTTGTGATAATTCTTGCCTTTTTATTTACAGAAATGGCTTCCAGAGGCTGAACAATATTAAAGATTCTAATAGACAAAGTAAACAGCTGGAGGAACTTACTGGGAGGATGAAGGAGTGTAAACGGTATGTCACTTATTGGCCTTCAATTTTTGAAATTCCATATCTGAATTGTAGTGTGGGACTCTtgaaccattatttttcttgtcagATGTCATAATCTGATGGAAACAACGTGCAATCTActtcaaagataaataaaatgtgAATACAACGTGTTTCTACATCTCATtctgctataaaaaaaatctccattAGCTTAGCTCTTGAAAATATTAAACCATCTGGTTGGATTACTTCGGCTAGTGTGGAGTTAGTTATGGTTCAGTTGAGTTAAGTTTGTCTTCAGGACTTGAGAGATTACACATTTTAGTGAAAATCAATAgcagaaggtttttttttatttccccgATGCCTACCCTTGCCGTGCTTAAGCAACTTTGTTTTGCATGGGTTGCAGGAAGAATCAGTTCTGggctgctctctctctctctctctctatatatatatatatatatatatatatatatgtatgtatgtatatcttaaaaaagtaaataattgaATCTGAACAGGATTACATGGTTAAGATGTACTAAGTTCGCTAGCCTAGTTTTTTTCCTGTAATTTGTTATTTAGAATTCTTAAATTCCAACAATCATCTCAGGTTGATTAAAGAGTTTGACCGTGAAATTAAAGTTGAGGAGAGCAAAAATCCTCCTGAAGTAAATAAGCAACTCAATGATGAGAAGCAATCCATGGTCAGTTCTTTAGACCCCCATATCACTGATCGAATTGCATGAAATGCTTAATAGGTTATTTTCTTAGTCCCCTTGTTTTTAATCTGTCCATTCAATTTCCATCTCTGTTTTTGGTGCAGATAAAAGAGCTGAATTCCTATGTGCAACTGAGGAAAACGTAAGTTAATGTATTTGctatgtttttagatttgagTTTATGGGTGTAGTGGCTTTCAGACCATTTTGAGCTCAGTCCTTGTGATATCGATGCCTATTACTTCATTTAGAAAGCAAGTGTCATCCTCAATCAGAATTGTGTCCTTACCACATTGTTGGTTGTAAAATTGAATACATAACATCAAACAGGGCATCTTCTTCACTTTAACATATGGGGTACTTTTGAAGTTCTTGCTCCTGACTCTGCATGGTGGGTCTGCAGGTATATGAATAGCCTTGATAACAAAAGAGTTGAACTCTTTGACATGGGAGCTGGAGCAAGTGAACCTATGGCTGAAGAAAATGTTCGAATGGCATCAGGTGAGATCTTATTTCATTCCATAACATCTGGAACTTTGTGGGATATGTTTAGTTTGCACAGAAAAACTACCACTACGTGATGATTGTTTGAACACATGCCCTCTTAATCATATGGTTGATCCTCAAATGAGATTATTCCACTTGAGGACAATATTAGTATCAGACGTGATTGCCACTGGGAATTTCAGTATTTGCAAGAGAGTTTTTACACCATTCTTTTGGGCATGGGAACAATGCCCTCTTAATCAAATGGTTAATCCTCTAATGAGATTATTCCTCTTGAGCACAATATTAGTGTCAGATGTGATTGTAACTGGGAATTTCAGTTTGTGaagaaaaattttttttacaccaTTCTTTTGGCCATGGGAGtaaaaggaggaaaaagaaaCTCATCAGTAGTCTCTTAGTTGCAGATTTTCAGAACTAGATTTGgcctgatttttttatgaacaatgAATTGATTTCTCAAACTTCAGATGCATAATGTCACTCAAAATCTATTTGACAATATGTAACCCTTGTATTCATGTATATGTATCCATAAATCTTTCCAGATtttatgattaatatttttgattggcctcattgtttaatttatattcCTGTTTTCTAGCTATGTCAAATCAAGAACTTGTTGATGCTGGGATGAAGACAATGAATGAGACTGATCAGGCCATTGAACGCTCTAAACAGGTAAATGAGCTTTGTGAATCATGTTCCACTTTTCTGTATTTGTAACATCAGGATTTTCTCTTTAGGTTGTTGAACAAACAATTGAAGTGGGAACTCAAACTGCTGTTACCTTAAAAGGCCAAGTAAGCATGATCCACTAACCTGTCCGAGTTTACTTATTTGCcttcatttcctccatcattagTTTGATGTTCTTATTCCTGTCAAGGCTTTAGTTGATTTCAGCTGGACTTGAGGTCTAGTTGAGTTGAATTTTATAAGTAGGGTATACTATGTACTGATTCAAAATTGGGCAGACTGAACAAATGGGACGCATTGTTAATGAGCTGGATACTATTCAGTTCTCTATTAAGAAGGCCTCACAGCTAGTGAAGGAGATTGGGAGGCAGGTTAGTTGATGTTCTGTTCTCTCTATGCTACCTCAATTCccattgtttttttctgttcatgtactaaatcttttttcttttctaggtTGCTACTGATAAGTGCATAATGCTATTTCTACTTCTTATTGTCTGTGGTGTAATAGCCATAATCATTGTGAAGGTACTCTCTTCAGCTCATTGTTTTATAGTGTTTACTTTGTCACTTAATGAATGAAATTGTAAGAGTTGGTAAACTATATGGAATTGAATGATGAAGGGAGAAGTAAGAAGAAACTGAATGGCACATCAAAGGCGCAatcttttgtaaaagttttgcATATATCATATTATTCAAACAAATTGTATGAATTTCAATCGGACAATAGAGGTTTCGAGTTCTGTGGTATTCTTCTGAAGAAACTTCATTAATGGTGATGAAATGTTGGTTCATTCTTTCAAGCACCACTTTCACAGTTAGACAAAACCATTCAATATGCATGATACTGTTTGTACCATTGCACATGTGTTCATGCTCCAgttcttgtatatatatatagtacttTCAAATTGCCATGTAGAAACTCAGCATCAGCAACACATTCCTTAATCTAATTTGCATTATGTAATTTTTCAGGTTGTCAACCCTAGCAACAAAAATATCAGGGACATTCCTGGACTGGCTCCACCAGCCCCCTCGAGGAGGCTGTTATAAGTAGGGGATCCATAACATTTTGAGCAGATTCATCATCTCAGACAAAGTGATGTTTCCCACCTTGTTTTATGGGTTTATGTTTGAGTGACAAGAGGGAGTGGTGGGAAGAATTCTGTTTGCGGCATTTGTTGgggttttccttgtttttttcatcctttcaatttatttcttacCTGAGATGTGCATATCCTGTATGATTATGTATGTAAATCACACATGAGAGCTTTCTCCATTAATTTGAATATTGTGCTATCGTTCTTTGTGTAAACGTTTCTGACTGTTGCAGATGTAAGAGTAAAAGGAGGGCAAAAGGAGCAAAAATATCCTCTGCTGTGAAATGTGAAATTCATAGATGCATGTGTGTTATTCTGGAGATGttgctctcttttcttttctttttttttcttttttgtctttttctatattttttcatttgtgaTTGAAGGCTTTgtgttaaataaatttgaacttTTTCTGTGTGTTATGCGCGGTAAAGTACCCTTGATATATTCGTTGTTGGATCAGAAATTCAAACTTGAAAGGAATTTTTCTGTGCTATTGAAATTCAAAATGGGAAAACCCTAATAAGCCACCTGCTgggtgatttattttttctaaaaaaatatcattatataggacaaataaatagttaaaatcCAATAGGGAAAACATCAAAACTGCCTCCCATTTGATATTGATCTAtcatattttagaaattttgaCGTGGGAATTTTTATTCACTTGGAAGTGTTtttattcatctataattttattttcaaactacACACACACTAGTTTATTTATCTGTGTTTTACTGTTGGccgaattatttttcaaaaaacatataaaaataactattaagagtgcttggatttttttttgcaatgctattaaactcaaatataaagaaaaatatttgaatttcttaattttgatctttaaatcttccaattaaattatataaaagttaatttgatgTGAATTGGTTTGTTTAATAGGTTTAAAGAAAACTTTgatgaatcttttttattttaaaaaactaaaattgaataataaaattaaaaaaaattaagaaaaaaaataaaagaaaatgttgaaCCAAGTAAACTTTTCAAACCAGTAATCCAGGTTATTAAATCAAAAATACCATAAATGAACTTCCAGCAAATTTAACAtcgaataataaattattactattattataactattaatattctcattgttattattatcattgttattactattattatcattacaatTATTATCGTTACTACTATCATTATTGTTATTAGTATTATCATCATGATtcctattattattgttgttgttgttattactattaataagattgttaaaataattattattactattaccaCCATTAATATTACCATTATTTGTATTCTTATaactattatcattattattaatattgttgcAATCACTACCACtactattatcattatcattgttgttgttgttagtaTCGTTATCATTGTTACGATTATTAGCACTATTATTAACACAATCACtaccatattattattattatccatgTTAGCATCATTACTAtctattatcatcattattaaaattattactataactagtattataattattattgttattattattatcactatcacGATTATTAATAGTATTATTGTCGTTGTTATTactttaatatcattattattttaattattgttaatattattatcataattattactatcatcatcatcatcatcatcataattattgatattataaCCACTACAatcatcataataaattattattaaaaaaaacacaaattagaactaaataactaaattaaaaacaaacaaaaaaataaaaaaaaaatcaaaactaagaaGATGAATTCTAAAACACCAACAAAAATCAAagatgaatttagtttttttggg is part of the Populus alba chromosome 10, ASM523922v2, whole genome shotgun sequence genome and encodes:
- the LOC118057331 gene encoding novel plant SNARE 13 → MASELQMSPQLEQIHGEIKDNFRALSNGFQRLNNIKDSNRQSKQLEELTGRMKECKRLIKEFDREIKVEESKNPPEVNKQLNDEKQSMIKELNSYVQLRKTYMNSLDNKRVELFDMGAGASEPMAEENVRMASAMSNQELVDAGMKTMNETDQAIERSKQVVEQTIEVGTQTAVTLKGQTEQMGRIVNELDTIQFSIKKASQLVKEIGRQVATDKCIMLFLLLIVCGVIAIIIVKVVNPSNKNIRDIPGLAPPAPSRRLL